The DNA sequence TACAATAGCTCTTTCAGAAAACTTTCTAAAATCGCCTTTTATGACACCTAATATTTCCCAACTAATCATTCCAGTATGACAGTTAAAGAATTGATCAATAACGTAGCCACTTTTATACAGCCCATCTTTTGTTTGGTACATAGCTGAAAAGTCGATAGTTTTTCCGCTCCATCCTGCAAAGGGATACTCGTATCCACCTTTTGTACTGTCAGCGCTCCTAATATCTGCAACCATTCCAATCACTAACGCTAAGATTGCAAAGATGCCTACAGCTGAAAATATGGATTTAATCAATGCAATGTAACTCCTGAAAGTAAGAGTAAAATGACCCATATTAAGATAATAAAGCACCTAAAAGTAGAGGGTATTAAAATTAACTTATTAAATGCCCAAATATTGTCCTTGCGTCGCAGAAAAATAACGGGCCAATCAGCCGCGCCGTTTTTGCATCGGCTGAATTAGCGAGGTTATGTCAAGCGTCATATAGGATAGAGCGGTCCTATAATAACCTTATCACTATCCCAAAGTTCGTAATTCTTCCCACCAATCACGACGTCCCCTCCCGAACGAAAAAGGCAGGACATATATAAACTTTTTCGTTTACATTGAAGCCTCAAGTTGTTTAACTACTTGAGGCTTTTTTATAGAAGTTTAAAATTAATGGGTTATATTGCTAACCTTTGGGTGTCCGGCCTTTCCCTCCTTAGTAAATAAAAATAACTAAAGCCTAGATCAATGCTTAAACACTAGACAACAACCTTGGCTGGCTTAGTTTTTTTATTCATCATATTTTCTTGCTTATTAATGTACTTTTATATTCAAACTCAGGCCATCATCATCCCCAAGAATAAATCGACTTGGCATCCTTATACAATTGCCTAGCGATGGATCATTTCGTCCTTCACAAGTCAGCTGGCCAGTGTCTACTACTACGAATTCAAATAAATATCCATCGATAAGAGAAATCACACGCGGTGAAGCGCCACTAGGGCAGCTGCCATTTGAATATTGGGGTGACAACACGCCTCTCTCAACAAAAGGAGCACCTATGGTAATGTTTCGCGTCCATAAATGAACACTTCGCATATCAGTATGGCAATTAAAAACGGATATCTGCTTAAAAACATCTTGTGGATCAGGCGGTATTGATTTCACTTTGCATTCAGATCCTCGCATTTGAACCTTTATAGAAGAAATTAAATCATTACCGGTCGTATAGATAGGGAAGTTGTTATCAAGACTCGGATCGTCCATTGTAAATGCCTCACATATTTGAGTGAAATCATCACCCCCACAGGCACATACTTGAATGGACGAACCAACCCTAATCGAAGAGATTGAATTGTTCGCCAGGCCAATACTAGCGGCATTATTATAATCTCCGATGCTCTTCACTTTGCATGTACCTACGTAACCACTGTCCTCAAAGAATGACGCCTCATTAGAGTCAGGAATGCAATCCTTGAAACCTCTTGGCTGTACCTTTAACGATGAGACCTGATCATGCCCAATACGGTTATCTCCTAGATTACTGTCACTGCCCTTTAACTCCACACAATTTTTAAAATTAGAATGTTCACATAACAATACTTGTGAATCTCGACCAATTATGACAGAAGAAATCGAATCATTTTTCAAACCAATTTTACTCGAGTTTCCATATAGACCCATATTCTTTACTACACAAGGTGCAACAAAATTACTGTGCATAAAAAGAGCGACTTGGTCTGCCTTAGGCTGACATTCCTGAGTTCCGAGTTCTTGTACTTTAGCTGAAGATGTTTCATCATTGCCAACATGCCATGATTTGAGGGTAGGCCTGTTTTCTTTAAGGACGATACAGTGTCCTTGGAAATTCGAGTCTCTACACAAAACGGCTTGGGAATTAGTCCCTAGCTTAACTGAGGATATTGTGTCATTTTTAAGCCCTATCTTAAGGGAGTTTTCATAACGACCAAGTCCTCGAACCTGACATGCCCCTTTATAATTTGTGTGTTGATAAAAAGCAACTTGATTCCGACCTGGTGTACAGGATGCGGAGCCATTTCGGAGCTGAATTTTTGCTGAAGAAATGGTGTCACCTTTGACTACATTATTGCGTAGGGTTTTGTGATTTTTATTAAGAACCTCACATTCACCTCTGTAAAAGGAGTCTTTGCAAACAAATGCTTGAACCTCAGCCCCCACTTTTACCGAGGAAATTGAATCATTCTTTATACCTAGATCCGATGAATTTTTGTAATCTTTCAGACCTAGAACTTTACACTTTCCTTCGAAGTTAGCGTGCTGAAAAAAAGCGACTTCATGTGGACCTGGCTCACATTGGGCTAATGCTTCTGCCGGGAACAAGAAACTGCTTGCTAAGACAATACTCGATAAACTGAACAAACGTAACGCCTTTCGAAGCATAATTACTTTGGTTGGCTCAGTACTGGATATATTGATATTCATATGCTTTCTCCTCTATTTATGTCTAACGCCTGAATAAAGCGCGTGAGGTACGAACGTCTCCTTTGATGCGATTGTTATGCATTCCTTTAATGCTGTTCACAGCGCCGCAGCAAGCACGCCAAGTAAAGAAAGTACTAGGACCATGATCCAGTTCGTTTTGAAAAAAACGTAGTCTAACATCAAAGAAATTGGCCCGTTCATGACTCTCAGACTCGCGACTTCCTGCTATGATTTGATAATCTTCGGACATTCCCTAAAACCTCTTGTTGTTAAATGGTGCTGCTGAGTATCTCTGAGACATAACAATATATTAGTCTGCATTCTCACTAATACACATTTAAAATTTTATTTATTGATAAGAATTATATAATAAATAACTTACAAAACAGTTAGATAGTTAAAATAATGGTTATAAATTGATATTTTATGTTGAGAAAATGACGCATTTATATTTATAGAGATCTCTATAAATACAAATAAAAAACAGCTTTTTGTGAGAAGCAAAGGACGTAAAGGTTGGATAGCCAATCTTTTCTTTGTGATCAAGAATAACTACGAAAATATAGAAGTGGATTAATATTTGGTCAATTAGATGGGTGTCCAGTAATTCCTTTCTTGGTGGTCGGGTATCTGTACGGCTTAAAGCCGATGGATCTTCACGCTTGATTTGAAGCCTATGTTGCGGGTAAATGATATACTTTCGATGCCACGCAGTCAGAAATCAAGGGCGGATATGTGGCAATTGGTTATGGTCGTGATGCTGCTGACGTTGCTGTTTATAATCAGTTTGGTCCCTCGGTTTATCCTGCTACACAAGATGTTCGAGTACAGCTTATTGACAATAAACATATTCCAGATTACCCATAAGTTTCGACCATATTTAGCAATCAGGGGCGGATTTCTGGTAATTGCTTATAATCAGTCCCCCCCCCCCACCTGCTATACAAAATATTCGAGTGCAGCTATAAGTCACAAGCAAGAACAACCAAGCTAATAAAAAACCAAGCCACTCATTTCTTTACTTGGTCTGGCCATTATTTATTACCTGCAAGTAAATTCAACGCAGAAACCAGCAAAAAAACCAAGTCTAAACACTTTTATTAAACAAATATTAGGTTATTAAACCATCCGTTCGAAGCTGCTCAATAGTCTTTACCAGATCTGCGTTAACTGACCGTGGACCGCTATTTTCTCTATTTTTATGCCGTCTGGCACCGGGGGTCCGTGCACCTTCTATTGCATCATACTTTTCAAAAAAACGATCCGTTTGTTCGCTGGTATTTTTTCCTGATAGAATATCTGGTGAAATGGCTAGAATAAATTGACCTCCTCTTGCCGGTCCTTCTTCTGCCTTGTCACGTTCCTGAGTTTCATAGGAAAAGGTTTCCCCTACTAGCGGACCAGAGAGTAATTCCACCATTAATGCTAATGCAGACCCTTTGTGTCCACCAAAAGGTAATAGAACGCCTTTCACAATTTCGGCGGCATCAGTTGTTAATTCACCTGATTCAGATAATCCTGTGCCCAGTGGCACTTCATAGCCATCTCGGGCGGCTATCATGACTTCACCCATAGCCATTGACGACGTTGCCATATCGATCACAACCGGATTTTTACCGGCACGAGGCCACGAAAAGGCCATCGGGTTGGTTCCAAAAATCGGCGTTTTGCCACCAGCTGGTGCAACCCATGGAAGATAAGAAACAGTAGTAAGGCCAATTAAGCCCGCTTCACTCATTTTTTCAACTTCAGGCCAAAGTGCTGCAAAATGATGTGAATTCTGAATTGCGACCGCAGCAAGTCCGAATTTTTTAGCGGCATCAATCAATGGTGGTAAGCAATGTTCGTGTGTAAGTGGTGCATAACCATTTTTAGCGTCACATCGAAATATAATAGGTGTGACTTCTTCAATTTCAGGCGTTGCTGTGCCAACAACCTTTTTGCTTTGAAGCCCAACAATATAGCCAGGAATTCGAAAAAGCCCGTGAGAAATTGCTCCGTCTCTCTCGGCAATAGTGACCGTATTTGCGATCGCAGCTGCATTTTCCTCATTGGCGCCCTGACTCAACAACGCTGTTTTCGCTAGGTCGTATATTTCTTCAAGGGTGAGGTTAATAGTCAAATGGCTCATGAGGTAAACTCGATTGCTGAATGTAAAAAGATACTATACGTATCAAAAAACGGGTTGAACAAATTAAGATTTTTCATGTTAGTTATTACCTTTATCTTGTTCGTTCATTGGCCAAGTATCACTGAGTCGGTAACCTTGTGGCCATGGGTCATCGGGATCTAACATGTGCTGATGCGTGCCGGTAATCCATCCCCTTCCTGATATTTCGGGAACAATAGCCTCCAAATCACCCACCTGGCAAGTGCGCAGTATCTTCCCATTAAAGGTAGAGCCAATGACTGAAACAGCTAAGAGTGTATCTCCCACCTTCATTACCCCTCTAGCATGAAGAATAGCCATGCGAGCACTAACCGATGTACCTGTCGGACAACGGTCAACTTTACCTGGTTTAATAACCACCGCAGATAAAGCCTGAAACCCTGTTTCGGTTTTTTCTAGTTCTCCTGCAAACAAACAGAATGAAAAATGCTTCCAGTCTTTTTCTGGATGATAAAATTTTAATGATGCATTGGCGGCGTCTGTAATTTTAGTACCAATTTTTGCAATTTTTCCAGCATTGCTAGCGGTAAGTTCTATTCCTAATTCTTTAGGATCAACAACGACAAAGCTGTCTCCACCATAAGCTATATCTACCGTCAATTTACCGATACCTTCAACAAATAACGCTTGGTCTAATGCACAGGCAAAAGACGGAACGTTTTCAACAAAAATACGCCTTGCTTTTCCATTATCACATTCAGCGCGTACCTTAACTAATCCGCCTGGCGCTTCTAAGGTCATTTCGGTAATAGGCTCCACCATAGGAACAAGTCCTGTATCAAGCAGTACAGTTGAGACACAAATACTATTTGAACCTGACATAGGGGGAGTATCTTCTGGTTCCATTATAATCCACGCATAGCTAGCGTCAGGGTGCTTGGAGGGGAGAAGTAAATTAACGTGACGAAATACTCCGCCCCTAGGCTCATTCAGAACAAAGTTTCGTAACTCATTGTCTTTATGTATCCACTCTCTTTGCTCCCACAGAGTATCACCTGGCGGCGGATTTACACCACCAACAATGACGTCACCCACTTCACCTTCTGCGTGGCATGAGACTACATGAACTAACTTACTCGACCTCATAATAACTCCCCAAAAATAAACATACGTTTATATTTATACTTTAAATTTAAATAATTAACGTAACTTAACAATATTGGATCCAATATACAATGTAATTTTTATAGATATTTTCATGTAAAATATTGAGCTTTCAGTTAGAATCGGAAGGATTTTAACGTGTCTAGTCTAGGTATATATCCATGGAAAAGAAAAAGCCTGTGCTTGGTTTTGAAGGTGTCGATGTTTCTCTTGCAGGGTCTGCCTCAAGTATTGTGTTCGAAACATTAAGACAAGCAATTATTGAAGGGAAATTACCCGACGGAACTCCTCTTCGCCAAGAAGAGCTCGCTAAGAAGTTTAATACTAGTCGCATACCCATTAGAGAGACGATTGCACGTTTAGAACAAGAAGGTTTTGTAGAGACAATTCGCTATAAAGGAGCCATAGTGACAGCTATTTCTTATAAAGAAGTTGAAGAGATGTTTGATCTCAGAGCTATTATAGAAGGCGAAATTATCTATAAGGCTGTCCCTAAGATAGACTCTGCCACCTTAAAAAAAGCAGAATCATTTTGCGAAAAATTTGCAGCATCAAAGACGCCTGAAGAATGGACTAAGTATAATCGTCTATTTCACTGCACACTTTACGATGCAGCCAACTTAGATTTTCATATGTCTATCATTCATTCAATTCTAGACCGAACGGAGAGATACTTAAGGGCGCAACTTGTTCTATCTGATGGTATGAACCGAGCAATCAATGAACACCAAAAATTACTTGAATTTTGTCGTGATAAAAATGCGCTAGCAGCTAAATCTATCACCCTCGAACACATACAACATGCCAAACGCTCTCTGCTAAAATTTTTAAATGAAAAATAAAAGCGGTCGCATTTGCTTTGTATTCTCTCATTCCAATATGCAAAGTTAATGGGGGCTATGGAGCCAAAGGGGGCTAATGGTTAAACATTACACATAAAAAAGATGGAACAGCCGAAGCTTACCAATAACCGATGCGCTATCAACTTTAGCAAATCAACAACAACCTTGGGTGGCTTCGTTGTTCAAAATAGAAGGTTTTTTAAATCATTTAGCGGTAAATAAGTAAGTGAGTTCAAGTACTCGTAATTTAGCCTTATGCGCAGTTATATGTATGGTTTTTCCTGTTATTAAATGGGAGATGACAGGACTAAAATATAAAAACACACCTATCCTAAAAAACTTTTTTGACTACTTAATTAAACTCAGTATCTCTTTAAACTCTGTCGCTCGACAATCCTTAAGCAGTTCATACAGGCACATTTCCAATCCC is a window from the Psychromonas ingrahamii 37 genome containing:
- a CDS encoding Ldh family oxidoreductase; translation: MSHLTINLTLEEIYDLAKTALLSQGANEENAAAIANTVTIAERDGAISHGLFRIPGYIVGLQSKKVVGTATPEIEEVTPIIFRCDAKNGYAPLTHEHCLPPLIDAAKKFGLAAVAIQNSHHFAALWPEVEKMSEAGLIGLTTVSYLPWVAPAGGKTPIFGTNPMAFSWPRAGKNPVVIDMATSSMAMGEVMIAARDGYEVPLGTGLSESGELTTDAAEIVKGVLLPFGGHKGSALALMVELLSGPLVGETFSYETQERDKAEEGPARGGQFILAISPDILSGKNTSEQTDRFFEKYDAIEGARTPGARRHKNRENSGPRSVNADLVKTIEQLRTDGLIT
- a CDS encoding trans-3-hydroxy-L-proline dehydratase, producing the protein MRSSKLVHVVSCHAEGEVGDVIVGGVNPPPGDTLWEQREWIHKDNELRNFVLNEPRGGVFRHVNLLLPSKHPDASYAWIIMEPEDTPPMSGSNSICVSTVLLDTGLVPMVEPITEMTLEAPGGLVKVRAECDNGKARRIFVENVPSFACALDQALFVEGIGKLTVDIAYGGDSFVVVDPKELGIELTASNAGKIAKIGTKITDAANASLKFYHPEKDWKHFSFCLFAGELEKTETGFQALSAVVIKPGKVDRCPTGTSVSARMAILHARGVMKVGDTLLAVSVIGSTFNGKILRTCQVGDLEAIVPEISGRGWITGTHQHMLDPDDPWPQGYRLSDTWPMNEQDKGNN
- a CDS encoding GntR family transcriptional regulator, coding for MEKKKPVLGFEGVDVSLAGSASSIVFETLRQAIIEGKLPDGTPLRQEELAKKFNTSRIPIRETIARLEQEGFVETIRYKGAIVTAISYKEVEEMFDLRAIIEGEIIYKAVPKIDSATLKKAESFCEKFAASKTPEEWTKYNRLFHCTLYDAANLDFHMSIIHSILDRTERYLRAQLVLSDGMNRAINEHQKLLEFCRDKNALAAKSITLEHIQHAKRSLLKFLNEK